The genomic stretch GAACCGTCAATCATTTTTTTAAAAAGATCATCAAGAGAAGCAGAAACATCTCCCAAGGATTCTTTTCCCATCATTGGAGCAAGCCCCTTAATTTTATGAGTGTGTTTTTGAAGTTTTGATGAATTTTGAAAAACATCAAAATCATTTGAACATAATTTGTAAATATTTTCAAGAGATTCTATATCAGAATTAACTTCTTTTGTAGCTACGGAAATAAATTCATCAGACATAATGTATAACTGAATAAAATTTACCTATTATTTT from Nitrosopumilus sp. encodes the following:
- a CDS encoding Hpt domain-containing protein; the encoded protein is MSDEFISVATKEVNSDIESLENIYKLCSNDFDVFQNSSKLQKHTHKIKGLAPMMGKESLGDVSASLDDLFKKMIDGSHYDGIFDLLSQSILAMKKSMTVPNFDFSQINNKIKQL